A single region of the Gemella sp. zg-570 genome encodes:
- a CDS encoding glycosyltransferase family 2 protein: MSKKLYVVIPCYNEEDVLLETSKRIKVKINNMIAENLISEDSRIVFVNDGSADETWQIIEDLHKEDELFSGINLSRNRGHQNALLAGLMTVKSCCDVCISMDADLQDDIDAMDKMTKKYLSGCDIVYGVRSVRTTDTFFKRFTAEAFYKLMGKLGANTVFNHADYRLMSKRALEGLSEFKEVNLFLRGLVPMIGYKTDIVTYERSERFAGESKYPLSKMLAFAFEGITSLSVKLIRFITISGFLMIFVAILVFVYSLVSFVFSDVSKGWPSLMISLWFIGGMIMMSLGIVGEYIGKIYLETKERPRFIIEKFLNK; encoded by the coding sequence ATGTCAAAAAAATTATATGTAGTAATACCGTGCTATAATGAAGAAGATGTATTATTAGAAACATCAAAAAGAATAAAAGTAAAAATTAATAATATGATTGCTGAAAATTTAATATCAGAAGATAGTCGGATAGTTTTTGTAAATGACGGTTCTGCTGATGAAACTTGGCAAATTATTGAAGACTTGCACAAGGAAGATGAATTATTTAGTGGTATAAATCTTAGTAGAAATAGAGGACACCAAAATGCCTTGTTAGCTGGTCTTATGACGGTCAAATCTTGCTGTGATGTTTGTATTTCTATGGATGCTGATTTGCAAGATGATATAGATGCTATGGATAAAATGACGAAAAAATATTTATCTGGTTGTGATATTGTATACGGAGTTCGTTCGGTCAGAACAACAGATACATTTTTCAAAAGATTTACAGCAGAAGCTTTTTACAAACTTATGGGGAAACTAGGAGCTAATACTGTTTTCAATCATGCTGATTACAGATTAATGAGCAAACGTGCATTAGAGGGATTATCAGAATTTAAAGAAGTTAATTTATTTTTAAGAGGTCTTGTTCCTATGATAGGGTACAAGACAGATATAGTTACCTATGAGCGTTCAGAACGTTTTGCAGGAGAAAGTAAATATCCCTTGTCTAAGATGTTGGCTTTTGCCTTTGAAGGTATTACTTCATTGTCAGTAAAATTAATAAGATTTATTACAATTTCAGGATTTTTAATGATTTTTGTTGCAATATTAGTGTTTGTATATAGCTTAGTAAGTTTTGTCTTTAGCGATGTGAGTAAGGGCTGGCCAAGTTTAATGATATCTCTATGGTTTATCGGTGGTATGATTATGATGTCTTTAGGTATTGTAGGAGAATATATTGGTAAAATCTACCTAGAAACTAAAGAAAGACCACGCTTTATTATAGAAAAATTCTTAAATAAATAG
- a CDS encoding L-threonylcarbamoyladenylate synthase: protein MKTEIIDLRNNSDEEIFKKLQAYYLDNKLIAIPTETVYGLSADASSEAAVKKIYFSKGRPSDNPLIVHFYKISQVSPIVEINNTYVKKLIDNFWPGPMTLILALKNKNLISKSVRAGLDTLAIRMPNDNIARKILKHTKLLLAAPSANISGKPSPTKFEHVYNDLNNKIDVIIKGNDSHIGLESTVIDCTKFPFVIARPGSITLKDIEKLLGEGNIVYNKENNMEKPASPGMKYRHYSPNGDLIIVDEKLENILEKLRLKNNKFALITYKKYKNLLKDTPFKVKYLAEDEENIEEANKNLYNILRECDIENIEEIYILKLKETDKNKALLNRINKASSKK, encoded by the coding sequence ATGAAAACTGAGATAATAGATTTAAGAAATAATAGTGATGAAGAGATATTTAAAAAATTACAAGCCTACTATTTAGATAATAAATTGATAGCTATACCGACAGAAACCGTATATGGTCTTAGTGCTGATGCAAGTAGTGAAGCTGCAGTAAAAAAAATTTATTTTTCCAAGGGCAGACCTAGTGATAATCCCTTGATAGTACATTTTTATAAAATATCTCAAGTAAGTCCCATAGTAGAAATTAATAACACCTATGTAAAAAAATTAATTGATAATTTTTGGCCTGGTCCCATGACTTTGATACTAGCCTTAAAAAATAAAAACTTAATATCTAAAAGTGTCAGAGCAGGTTTGGATACTCTAGCTATAAGAATGCCAAATGATAATATTGCTAGAAAAATATTAAAACATACAAAATTATTACTCGCCGCACCTAGTGCCAATATAAGTGGCAAACCATCTCCAACAAAATTTGAACACGTCTATAATGATTTGAATAATAAGATTGATGTAATCATTAAGGGAAATGACTCTCATATAGGACTAGAAAGTACAGTTATAGACTGTACAAAATTTCCCTTTGTAATAGCAAGACCTGGCAGTATAACTTTAAAAGATATAGAAAAACTTTTAGGTGAGGGTAATATAGTTTATAATAAGGAAAATAATATGGAAAAACCTGCATCACCAGGAATGAAATATCGTCATTATTCTCCTAATGGAGATTTAATTATAGTAGATGAAAAGTTAGAAAATATTTTAGAAAAACTTAGATTAAAAAATAATAAGTTTGCACTAATAACTTATAAGAAATATAAAAATTTATTAAAAGATACACCTTTTAAGGTCAAATATCTTGCAGAAGATGAAGAAAATATTGAAGAAGCCAATAAAAATTTGTATAATATCTTAAGAGAATGTGATATTGAAAATATTGAAGAAATTTATATTTTAAAATTAAAAGAAACTGATAAAAATAAGGCTTTATTGAATAGAATAAATAAAGCTAGTAGTAAAAAATAA
- a CDS encoding energy-coupling factor transporter transmembrane protein EcfT, with amino-acid sequence MSNYFTNKYIPMNTIIHNLDPRVKLFFSIVYLINIFLASSIIEFSILFFILLLVKYYSKIKFVYLLASFKLVLILIIFTSLIHLVFNSQGNILISILGFNIYTGAVISIILISVRFFLVVAWMVIFTITCSSNEITHAIEKSLNFLNKVGLPISSFALLISICLRFIPTISEETNRIINAQVSRGANINAKGMINKIKNFIPILVPIFVATLKRADELATAIEVRGYDPNKKRSKYKQLKYKKYDIFAYILIFLITITIYII; translated from the coding sequence ATGAGTAATTATTTTACTAATAAATATATTCCTATGAATACAATAATTCATAATTTAGACCCGAGAGTAAAATTATTTTTTTCGATTGTTTATTTAATAAATATTTTTTTAGCTAGTAGCATTATAGAATTTTCAATATTATTTTTTATTTTATTACTTGTTAAATATTATTCAAAAATTAAGTTTGTATATCTATTAGCAAGTTTTAAATTAGTTCTAATCTTGATAATATTTACATCACTTATTCATTTAGTATTTAATAGCCAAGGGAATATACTTATTTCTATATTGGGTTTTAATATTTACACAGGAGCAGTAATAAGTATAATACTAATAAGTGTAAGATTTTTTTTAGTTGTTGCTTGGATGGTAATTTTTACGATAACTTGCTCATCAAATGAAATAACACATGCCATAGAAAAAAGTTTAAACTTTTTGAATAAAGTAGGATTGCCCATTTCATCTTTTGCCCTTCTAATTTCAATATGTTTAAGATTTATTCCAACTATTTCTGAAGAAACAAATCGCATAATTAATGCCCAAGTATCAAGAGGGGCTAATATTAATGCTAAGGGTATGATAAATAAAATAAAAAACTTTATTCCTATCCTAGTTCCTATTTTCGTAGCTACTTTAAAAAGAGCAGATGAACTTGCAACAGCTATTGAAGTAAGAGGATATGACCCGAATAAAAAAAGAAGTAAGTACAAGCAACTAAAATATAAAAAATATGATATTTTTGCCTATATATTAATATTTTTAATAACTATTACTATATATATAATATAG
- a CDS encoding ATP-binding cassette domain-containing protein gives MQIEFNKVNFTYNAKTPYGNKVLKNINLKIKYNSFTAIVGKTGSGKSTLIEHINGLVLADSGFVKIGDLILEKNKKGKARKLLENNLVDIRKNIAVLFQFSEQQLFETSVLKDIIYGPINYGLSEKEAIAKAKDLIKLVGLDETYLERSPFELSGGEMRKVALCGVLALNPKVLVLDEPTIGLDFKSKSEFMELIADIYKKEKITIILVTHNMEYVLEYANHIVIMESGKIVEDIDDKEYFIKIIENNKYSLQAPEMIKFQKKIMERGLKLSKIHYNYEDLIQDLYSRVGSYNE, from the coding sequence ATGCAAATTGAATTTAACAAGGTAAATTTTACTTATAATGCAAAAACTCCTTATGGAAATAAAGTTTTAAAAAATATAAATTTAAAAATAAAATATAATAGTTTTACAGCAATAGTAGGAAAAACTGGTAGTGGCAAATCAACTTTAATTGAACATATTAATGGGCTTGTTTTGGCAGATAGTGGTTTTGTAAAAATAGGTGATTTAATATTAGAAAAAAATAAAAAAGGAAAAGCTAGAAAATTGTTAGAAAATAATCTAGTTGATATTAGAAAAAATATTGCGGTACTTTTTCAATTTTCGGAACAACAACTTTTTGAAACAAGTGTTTTAAAAGATATTATATATGGTCCGATAAATTACGGTTTATCAGAAAAGGAAGCTATTGCAAAAGCAAAAGATTTAATAAAATTAGTAGGTTTAGATGAAACTTATCTGGAGAGGTCGCCTTTTGAATTATCTGGAGGAGAAATGAGGAAGGTGGCTTTATGTGGAGTTTTAGCTCTTAATCCAAAAGTTTTAGTCTTAGATGAACCGACTATTGGTTTAGACTTTAAAAGTAAAAGTGAGTTCATGGAATTAATAGCAGATATTTACAAAAAAGAAAAGATAACTATTATTTTAGTAACTCATAATATGGAGTACGTTTTAGAATATGCCAATCATATAGTGATAATGGAAAGTGGAAAAATTGTAGAAGATATTGATGATAAAGAATATTTTATAAAGATAATAGAAAATAATAAATATAGTTTACAAGCTCCCGAGATGATAAAATTTCAAAAAAAAATTATGGAGAGGGGACTAAAACTTTCTAAGATACACTATAATTATGAAGATTTAATTCAAGACTTGTACAGCAGGGTGGGTTCTTATAATGAGTAA
- a CDS encoding energy-coupling factor transporter ATPase: MLKFEDVSFTYPNTNIEVLKNISFEISKGEWISILGNNGSGKSTIAKLITAQYEKNSGQICLDNKIYSRENLEYIRNNIAIVFQNPDNQFVGATVEEDIAFGLENRNIDSKLMDKIISEVLDVVDMKDFRKKEPKDLSGGQKQRVAIASALALKPKILILDEASSMLDPEAREKILKYLKKINVNHNITIISISHDVEELVYSDSVILMNNGALIQKTNVAEIFKNINLLKKYSLEIPFLYRLKQDLSKYINNNIFDVNDNMEVTISKLCKLNLTR; the protein is encoded by the coding sequence ATGCTAAAATTTGAAGATGTATCTTTTACATATCCAAATACAAATATAGAAGTATTAAAAAATATTTCTTTTGAAATTTCTAAGGGTGAGTGGATAAGTATATTAGGAAATAACGGGAGTGGCAAATCTACGATAGCTAAGTTAATAACAGCTCAGTACGAAAAAAATAGTGGGCAAATTTGTTTGGATAATAAAATTTATAGTAGAGAAAATTTAGAATATATAAGAAATAATATCGCTATAGTTTTTCAAAATCCTGATAATCAATTTGTGGGAGCAACAGTTGAAGAAGATATAGCATTTGGTTTGGAAAATAGAAATATTGACAGTAAGCTTATGGATAAGATTATTTCTGAAGTATTAGATGTAGTAGATATGAAGGATTTTAGAAAAAAAGAACCCAAAGATTTATCTGGTGGACAAAAACAACGTGTTGCCATAGCCTCAGCCTTAGCATTAAAACCTAAAATATTGATTTTAGATGAAGCGAGTAGTATGTTAGACCCAGAGGCTAGAGAAAAAATATTAAAATATCTAAAAAAAATAAATGTAAACCACAATATAACGATAATATCTATAAGCCACGATGTAGAAGAATTAGTATATAGTGATAGTGTTATACTAATGAATAATGGGGCGTTAATTCAGAAAACTAATGTAGCAGAAATATTTAAAAATATTAATTTACTAAAAAAATATTCTTTAGAAATTCCTTTTTTATACAGATTAAAGCAAGATTTAAGTAAGTATATTAATAATAATATTTTTGATGTGAATGATAATATGGAGGTGACTATAAGTAAATTATGCAAATTGAATTTAACAAGGTAA
- a CDS encoding Na/Pi cotransporter family protein — protein sequence MSSIWQEILFTFFGGLGLFLFSIKYMGDGLQLVAGDKIRNVLDRYTSTPFRGVLAGIFVTILIQSSSGTTVITVSLVSAGLLKLKQAIGIVMGANIGTTVTSFIIGFNISKYSLPIIFLGAALLFFTRNKMINSFGRILFGFGGIFYALKLMSSAMKPMKEMSWFIDVFNWIGDSAFYGVLVGTILTIIIQSSSTTIAILQNLYADNSIPLDAALPVLFGDNIGTTITAVLAVIGSNLAAKRVAASHVLFNVIGTIICLVLLAPYTAFINYVQNALGLNPKLSIAFAHGTFNIFNTILQFPFIWLLATTVTKLIPGEDEVIKYKPLLLEKTLITSAPTVALGQVKKEFVDMLLLSRKSLENSVKYFFSRDAKLNEKGNTYEEAINSIDEEMTNYLTLLFREKLSPKEGTEASNLLDSTRDIERIGDHAKDIVESVNYQIRKNINFSDTAKKEVQEMYEQSVRMLELTVKSLEENNNIVASEALAICDKVYSLEKSARKGHTNRMKAGECDIPAGVVYIDLITHFTRVCEHLRNILEKKLTGSI from the coding sequence ATGTCATCTATATGGCAAGAAATTTTATTTACTTTCTTTGGAGGTTTAGGTCTATTTTTATTCAGCATTAAATATATGGGGGATGGACTTCAATTAGTTGCTGGAGACAAGATACGTAATGTCTTAGACAGATACACATCCACACCATTTAGAGGAGTTTTAGCAGGTATTTTTGTAACAATATTAATTCAATCAAGTTCTGGAACAACGGTAATTACGGTAAGTTTGGTTTCAGCAGGGCTTCTTAAATTAAAACAGGCTATTGGTATTGTTATGGGGGCTAATATTGGGACAACAGTAACTTCATTTATTATTGGTTTTAATATTTCTAAATATTCATTACCAATTATTTTTTTAGGAGCAGCCCTTTTATTTTTCACACGAAATAAAATGATTAATAGTTTTGGTCGTATTTTATTTGGTTTTGGTGGGATTTTTTATGCTTTGAAATTGATGTCTAGTGCAATGAAGCCAATGAAAGAAATGTCATGGTTTATAGATGTTTTTAACTGGATTGGTGATAGTGCATTTTATGGAGTATTAGTAGGTACTATATTAACTATTATTATTCAATCATCATCAACGACAATAGCTATATTACAAAATTTATATGCTGATAACTCTATACCATTAGACGCGGCTTTACCTGTTTTGTTTGGAGATAATATTGGTACTACAATTACAGCAGTTCTTGCAGTCATTGGTTCTAATTTAGCAGCAAAGCGTGTTGCGGCATCTCATGTACTATTTAATGTTATTGGGACTATTATTTGTCTTGTTTTATTAGCTCCATATACAGCTTTTATTAATTATGTACAAAACGCTTTAGGTCTAAATCCTAAATTATCAATAGCTTTTGCTCATGGTACCTTTAACATATTTAATACAATTTTGCAATTTCCTTTCATTTGGTTATTAGCTACTACGGTAACTAAACTTATACCTGGTGAAGATGAAGTTATAAAATATAAACCTCTACTTCTTGAAAAAACTTTAATAACAAGTGCACCTACAGTAGCATTAGGGCAAGTAAAAAAAGAGTTTGTTGATATGTTATTACTATCAAGAAAAAGTTTAGAAAATTCGGTTAAATATTTCTTTAGTAGAGATGCAAAACTTAATGAGAAAGGTAATACTTATGAAGAAGCTATTAATTCTATTGATGAGGAAATGACAAATTATTTAACCCTATTATTCAGGGAAAAATTAAGTCCAAAAGAAGGTACAGAAGCCTCTAATTTACTAGATAGTACACGTGACATAGAAAGAATAGGAGACCATGCCAAAGATATAGTTGAATCTGTAAATTATCAAATCAGAAAAAATATAAATTTTTCAGATACTGCAAAAAAAGAAGTTCAAGAAATGTATGAACAATCAGTAAGAATGCTTGAACTTACTGTAAAAAGTTTGGAAGAAAATAATAATATAGTAGCAAGTGAGGCTTTAGCAATTTGTGATAAGGTTTATTCATTAGAAAAATCTGCCCGTAAGGGACATACTAACCGTATGAAAGCAGGAGAATGTGATATTCCAGCTGGGGTAGTTTATATTGATTTAATTACACACTTTACTAGAGTTTGTGAACATTTAAGAAATATATTAGAGAAAAAACTAACAGGTTCAATTTAA
- a CDS encoding isochorismatase family protein, with the protein MEETLFRLLTEHVYLILFVSLILEFVALPIPGETMMVLAGVMGYYGHANYLFMIISGSLGTIIGMQLSYEIGRRLGTKAIDKYGSYIGLTKSRMTEANKFFNKYGNIVIIIAYYLPGVRHILGYFSGISRIDAKKFHIYSTFGGILWVFTFITMGYILGPSWKHVFFLLHRYGIILVLLVATGLLIYILYKKLGKKEFFLELKAKLKFIITFLLLIIIVNILILINYRNIRMLDESLIISSAIIFVLTLFIFIKYNIKNKTSEKLLVVVDYQKDFVDGSLGFSEAEKIEAVIENKIKDYLEKNQDIIFTLDTHKEDYFETREGKHIPVEHCKKDTEGHQVHGHINQYLNQAKRIFEKESFGSIDLAKYISKSQYKEVEFCGLVSNICVLSNIVLTQSYHKDIEIRVDLEATASNKELVNKTLKEYLQALGVKIL; encoded by the coding sequence ATGGAAGAAACATTATTTAGATTATTAACAGAACATGTTTATTTAATATTATTTGTTTCATTAATATTAGAATTTGTTGCTCTGCCTATACCAGGAGAAACAATGATGGTTCTAGCTGGAGTTATGGGTTATTACGGACACGCAAATTATTTATTTATGATAATTTCTGGCTCCTTGGGAACTATTATAGGTATGCAGTTATCTTATGAAATAGGAAGAAGATTAGGTACAAAGGCTATTGACAAGTACGGTTCTTATATCGGTTTAACCAAGTCAAGAATGACAGAAGCCAATAAATTTTTTAATAAGTATGGAAATATTGTAATAATTATTGCTTATTATCTGCCAGGAGTTAGACATATACTGGGTTATTTTTCTGGTATTTCAAGAATTGATGCTAAAAAATTTCATATTTATTCAACTTTTGGTGGTATTCTCTGGGTATTTACTTTTATAACTATGGGTTATATATTGGGTCCAAGTTGGAAGCATGTATTCTTTTTATTGCATAGATACGGTATAATATTAGTTCTTTTAGTAGCAACAGGTTTATTAATATATATTTTGTACAAGAAACTAGGTAAAAAAGAATTTTTCTTAGAATTAAAAGCTAAATTAAAATTTATAATTACATTTTTATTGCTAATTATTATTGTAAATATTTTAATATTAATAAATTATAGAAATATTAGAATGCTTGATGAATCTTTAATAATTTCATCTGCAATAATTTTTGTCTTAACTCTATTTATATTTATTAAATACAATATTAAAAATAAAACAAGTGAAAAATTATTGGTAGTTGTTGATTACCAAAAAGATTTTGTCGACGGTAGTTTAGGATTTTCAGAAGCTGAAAAAATAGAAGCAGTAATAGAAAATAAAATAAAAGATTATTTAGAAAAAAATCAAGATATAATATTTACATTAGACACTCATAAAGAAGATTATTTTGAGACTAGAGAAGGAAAACATATTCCTGTTGAGCATTGTAAAAAAGATACAGAGGGTCATCAGGTACATGGTCATATAAATCAATATTTAAATCAAGCAAAAAGAATTTTTGAAAAAGAAAGTTTTGGGAGTATAGACTTGGCTAAGTATATTTCTAAAAGTCAATATAAGGAAGTAGAATTTTGCGGCTTAGTTTCTAATATTTGTGTTTTAAGCAATATAGTTTTAACGCAGAGCTACCATAAAGATATAGAAATAAGGGTTGATTTAGAAGCAACTGCAAGTAACAAAGAGCTTGTAAATAAGACGCTAAAAGAGTATTTGCAGGCACTCGGTGTAAAAATATTATAA
- a CDS encoding valine--tRNA ligase: MSEMSTKYNPQEIEKNRYSWWLEKEVFKANNKSKKNPYTIVIPPPNVTGKLHIGHAWDTTLQDMLTRYKRLKGFDVLYLPGMDHAGISTQAKVEEKLRKSGILRHDLGREKFLEKAWEWKEEYASYIREQWAKLGLGLDYSRERFTLDEGLNKAVTKIFVDHYNRGIIYRGERIINWDPMQRTALSNIEVIYKDVEGAFYHLKYFLADGSGDYLEIATTRPETLFGDTAVAVHPKDERYQKYIGKTVLLPVTNKEIPVIADEYVEMDFGSGVVKITPAHDPNDFEVGNRHNLERIIVMDESAVMNEHADKYAGLDRFSCRKQLIADLQESGICFKIEKHIHSVGHSERSGAVVEPYLSKQWFVAMKYLADKALENQKNENTKVNFYPNRFEGTFANWMENIQDWCISRQLWWGHRIPAWYHNETGEVYVGLTSPKDIENYTQDEDVLDTWFSSALWPFSTLDWPNEEAEDFKRYYPTDCLVTGYDIIFFWVSRMIFQGLDFTGKRPFKDTLIHGLVRDEQGRKMSKSLGNGVDPMEVIEKYGADSLRYFLATNSTPGQDLRYSTEKIEASWNYINKIWNASRFVIMNLEDFKYEDIDLSREKTLADKYILTKLAHTISDYERLFEKYEFGEASRILYNFIWEEFCSWYIEIAKISLNSQDEKVKNTTKSVLVYVLDASLKMLHPFMPFVTEEIWQHIPHTGESIVTSQFAEVKEELIFEKEKADMQLIQDLITAVRNIRSEVNAPMSREIPIKIKYLNEEIKDILLSGSVYLEKFAKPSELIIEKEINILETDISRILPNLEIYVSLADLIDIDKEKERLEKELEKLQKELDLVNKKLSNEKFVSSAPEAVVNKEKEKQIMYQEQFNTVKERILSLNNL; this comes from the coding sequence ATGTCAGAGATGTCAACAAAATATAATCCCCAAGAAATAGAAAAAAATCGTTATTCTTGGTGGCTAGAAAAAGAAGTTTTTAAGGCTAATAATAAAAGCAAAAAAAATCCATACACAATAGTTATTCCACCACCCAACGTAACAGGTAAATTACACATAGGTCATGCTTGGGATACGACTTTGCAAGATATGCTAACTCGTTACAAAAGATTAAAAGGTTTTGATGTTTTGTACTTACCGGGTATGGACCATGCAGGAATTTCTACACAAGCAAAGGTTGAGGAAAAATTAAGAAAATCAGGAATTTTACGTCATGACTTAGGACGTGAAAAATTTTTAGAAAAAGCTTGGGAGTGGAAAGAAGAATATGCCAGCTACATTCGTGAGCAGTGGGCGAAATTGGGTCTTGGACTTGATTATTCTCGTGAAAGATTTACTCTTGATGAAGGTTTAAATAAGGCAGTTACAAAAATATTTGTTGACCACTACAATAGGGGAATAATATATAGAGGAGAAAGAATAATTAACTGGGACCCTATGCAAAGAACTGCCTTGTCAAATATAGAGGTAATTTATAAGGACGTAGAAGGAGCTTTTTACCATTTAAAATATTTTCTAGCTGATGGTTCTGGAGATTATTTAGAAATAGCGACAACTCGTCCTGAGACTTTATTTGGAGATACGGCAGTAGCAGTTCACCCCAAAGATGAACGTTATCAAAAATATATAGGTAAAACTGTTTTACTACCAGTTACTAATAAAGAAATACCAGTAATAGCAGATGAATATGTAGAAATGGATTTTGGAAGTGGTGTTGTAAAAATTACACCAGCCCACGACCCTAATGATTTTGAAGTTGGCAATCGTCATAACTTAGAGCGTATAATAGTTATGGACGAATCAGCTGTAATGAATGAACATGCAGATAAATATGCGGGCTTAGATAGATTTAGTTGCCGTAAGCAACTTATAGCTGACTTACAAGAAAGCGGGATATGTTTTAAAATTGAAAAACATATTCATTCTGTTGGTCATTCAGAACGTTCTGGAGCAGTAGTTGAACCTTATCTATCGAAACAATGGTTTGTTGCCATGAAATATTTGGCAGATAAGGCTTTAGAAAATCAAAAAAATGAAAATACAAAAGTAAATTTTTATCCAAATCGTTTTGAAGGAACTTTTGCAAACTGGATGGAAAATATTCAAGACTGGTGTATATCTCGTCAACTTTGGTGGGGACACAGAATACCAGCTTGGTACCATAATGAAACTGGAGAAGTTTATGTCGGTTTAACTTCTCCAAAAGATATAGAAAATTATACACAAGATGAAGATGTTTTAGATACTTGGTTTTCATCTGCCCTTTGGCCTTTTTCAACTCTTGATTGGCCTAATGAAGAAGCTGAAGATTTTAAACGTTACTATCCAACTGATTGCTTAGTTACTGGTTATGATATTATATTTTTCTGGGTTTCTCGTATGATTTTCCAAGGCTTAGATTTCACAGGTAAAAGACCTTTTAAAGATACTTTAATTCATGGTTTGGTACGTGATGAACAAGGACGAAAAATGTCTAAATCTTTGGGCAACGGAGTTGACCCAATGGAAGTTATTGAAAAATATGGAGCTGATAGTCTGCGTTATTTCTTAGCAACAAATTCTACACCTGGTCAAGACTTGAGATATTCTACTGAAAAAATAGAGGCTTCTTGGAACTATATCAACAAAATTTGGAATGCTTCACGTTTTGTTATTATGAATTTAGAAGATTTTAAATATGAAGATATAGATTTAAGTAGAGAAAAAACTTTAGCTGATAAATATATTTTAACTAAATTAGCACACACAATAAGTGATTACGAAAGATTATTTGAAAAATATGAATTTGGAGAAGCATCACGTATCTTGTATAATTTCATCTGGGAAGAATTTTGTTCTTGGTATATAGAAATTGCAAAAATATCATTAAATAGTCAAGATGAAAAAGTTAAAAATACTACGAAATCTGTTTTAGTCTATGTTTTAGATGCGTCTTTAAAAATGTTGCATCCATTTATGCCATTTGTTACTGAAGAAATTTGGCAGCACATACCACATACTGGAGAAAGTATCGTAACTTCACAATTTGCAGAAGTAAAAGAAGAATTAATATTTGAAAAAGAAAAAGCAGATATGCAGTTAATTCAAGATTTAATAACAGCAGTTCGTAACATACGAAGTGAAGTTAATGCACCAATGTCAAGAGAAATACCTATTAAAATTAAATATTTGAACGAGGAAATAAAAGATATTTTACTAAGTGGTAGTGTATATTTAGAAAAATTTGCTAAACCGAGTGAATTGATTATCGAAAAAGAAATAAATATACTAGAAACAGATATTAGTAGAATACTCCCTAATTTAGAAATTTATGTTTCTCTAGCAGACTTAATAGATATTGACAAAGAAAAAGAACGTTTAGAAAAAGAACTAGAAAAATTACAAAAAGAATTAGATTTAGTAAATAAAAAATTATCTAATGAAAAATTTGTTTCATCTGCACCAGAAGCTGTGGTGAATAAAGAAAAAGAAAAACAAATTATGTATCAAGAACAGTTTAACACTGTGAAAGAAAGAATACTTAGTTTAAATAATTTATAA
- a CDS encoding DNA methyltransferase yields MNEIFDDVEKIKSFNKEKFLNKKNKMNGLDLLELVEDETLKIIFFDPQYRGILDKMSYGNEGVSRGKVRSELPQMTDDIIEKFIINIDRVLLPNGYLFLWVDKFHLVEGIKKWFLNVKKLHTVDMITWDKKKIGMGYRSRRRSEYLIVIQKEPKKAKSTWKLHNIPDVWEEKIIKSHAHSKPIELQKNLILATTEENDIVGDFAAGGYSVFTACKDTNRNFLGCDIIYGDETNEN; encoded by the coding sequence ATGAATGAAATTTTTGATGATGTAGAAAAAATTAAATCATTCAATAAGGAAAAATTTTTAAATAAAAAAAATAAAATGAATGGATTAGATTTGTTAGAATTAGTAGAAGATGAAACTTTAAAAATAATTTTTTTTGACCCTCAGTACAGGGGGATTTTAGATAAAATGTCTTATGGAAATGAAGGTGTTAGTAGAGGGAAAGTTCGTTCTGAATTACCTCAGATGACTGATGATATAATTGAAAAATTTATAATAAATATAGATAGAGTCTTACTACCTAACGGTTATTTATTTTTATGGGTTGATAAATTTCATTTAGTCGAAGGAATAAAAAAATGGTTTTTAAATGTTAAGAAATTACATACAGTAGATATGATAACTTGGGATAAGAAAAAAATAGGTATGGGATATCGCTCAAGAAGAAGAAGTGAATATTTAATTGTTATCCAAAAAGAACCTAAAAAAGCTAAATCAACTTGGAAATTACATAATATACCAGATGTATGGGAAGAAAAAATAATAAAAAGTCATGCTCACTCTAAACCAATAGAATTACAAAAAAATTTAATACTTGCAACAACGGAAGAAAATGATATTGTAGGAGATTTTGCAGCTGGTGGATATTCTGTTTTTACTGCTTGTAAGGATACTAATAGAAATTTTTTAGGTTGTGATATAATTTATGGAGATGAAACAAATGAAAATTAG